The Candidozyma auris chromosome 1, complete sequence genome includes a region encoding these proteins:
- the VAS1 gene encoding valine--tRNA ligase, with protein sequence MSEQDLQKNSSAQPQPQNGEEPKKEKTPKQLENERKKAEKLAKFLAKKKKQEEEAKNKKPSEKKAKKDKKVAEPVPEWKDETKPGEKKVLASLDDAAFKAYNPKNVESSWYAWWEKQGYFEPQLDEGKIKKEGQFTIPAPPPNVTGALHIGHALTIAIQDTLIRYNRMKGKTTMFLPGFDHAGISTQSVVEKQMWKTEGKTRHDYGREKFVGKVWEWKEEYHARIKNQVKRLGASYDWTREAFTMDPKLSEAVIEAFVRLHEDGTIYRASRLVNWSTKLNTAISNLEVENKTINGRTLLSVPDYDQKIEFGVLTSYSYPVVDSEEKITVATTRPETLFGDTGVAVHPEDPRYKHLHGKFVQHPFLDRKIPIVTDAEAVDMTFGTGAVKITPAHDQNDYNTGKRHNLEFINILTDDGLLNDNCGEWKGIKRFDARSKVIEELKKKGLYVDQKDNEMTIPTCSRSGDVIEPLLKPQWWVRQDEMAKEAIKAVKSGEITITPQSSEKEYFQWMENIQDWCISRQLWWGHRCPVYFVNIEGKEGDPLDNNYWIAGRSFEEALDKAKKKFPDVKFTLQQDEDVLDTWFSSGLWPISTLGWPNNTKDLELFAPMSMLETGWDILFFWVSRMILLCLKLTGKVPFKEVFCHSLVRDAQGRKMSKSLGNVVDPLDVISGISLEQLHEKLKVGNLDAREIEKASAGQKQSYPNGIPECGTDALRFALCAYTTGGRDINLDILRVEGYRKFCNKMYQATKFVLGRLGGDYKPPATHAKNGNESLVEKWILHRLTHATKSFTEHIEKREFSETTSAVYNFWYDLCDVYIENSKNLIQDGTEEQKKSAKDTLYTCIDQGLKMIHPFMPFVTEEMWQRLPRRAGDETPSITVAQFPEYEPSFDDKESHDAYELVLAITKGARSLLSQYNILKNGQVYVETTDENVRQIAKDQENSIVSLIKGVERIDVLEANQQVPSGCALNGVNATTNVHVLVKGQIDLDAEIAKVSKKLSNVKELDTKLKDSISKFTEKTKQEAKDAAYKRQENFRAEIEGYEQTIAILEKLKL encoded by the coding sequence atgtcggAACAAGACTTGCAGAAGAACTCTTCGGCCCAGCCACAACCTCAAAATGGtgaagagccaaagaaggagaagaccCCAAAGCAGTTAGAGAAtgagagaaagaaagccGAGAAGTTGGCTAAGTTCCtagcaaagaaaaagaagcaggaagaagaagctaagaacaagaagccctccgagaagaaagcaaagaaggacaaaaaaGTAGCTGAACCTGTTCCTGAATGGAAGGATGAAACGAAGCCCggcgagaagaaggtcttGGCCTCTCTAGACGACGCTGCTTTCAAAGCGTACAACCCTAAGAATGTTGAGAGCTCATGGTACGCTTGGTGGGAAAAGCAAGGCTATTTTGAACCACAGCTTGATGAAggcaagatcaagaaggagggCCAATTCACGATAcctgctcctcctccaaacGTTACAGGTGCTTTGCACATAGGCCATGCATTGACCATTGCCATTCAGGATACCCTTATTAGATATAATAGAATGAAAGGTAAGACCACCATGTTTTTGCCTGGTTTCGATCACGCTGGTATCTCCACTCAATCGGTTGTTGAAAAGCAGATGTGGAAGACTGAAGGAAAGACTAGACATGACTATGGCCGTGAAAAGTTTGTGGGAAAGGTTTGGGAATGGAAGGAAGAATACCATGCTAGAATCAAGAACCAAGTGAAGAGATTGGGCGCATCTTATGATTGGACCAGGGAGGCTTTTACAATGGACCCTAAGTTATCTGAGGCTGTAATTGAAGCCTTCGTCAGATTGCATGAAGATGGTACCATTTACAGAGCATCGAGATTGGTTAACTGGTCTACGAAATTGAACACCGCCATTTCGAACCTCGAAGTTGAGAATAAGACTATCAATGGTAGAACTTTGTTGTCCGTGCCCGACTATGATCAGAAGATCGAATTCGGTGTTTTGACCTCTTACTCGTACCCAGTTGTTGACTccgaggagaagatcactGTGGCCACCACCAGACCTGAGACCTTGTTTGGTGACACTGGTGTTGCTGTCCACCCAGAAGATCCTCGTTATAAGCATTTGCACGGCAAGTTTGTACAGCATCCTTTCTTGGACCGCAAAATTCCAATTGTTACCGACGCTGAAGCTGTGGACATGACCTTCGGTACTGGTGCAGTGAAGATCACACCCGCTCACGATCAGAATGACTACAACACTGGTAAGAGACACAACTTGGAGTTTATCAACATCTTGACTGACGATGGTCTCTTAAACGACAATTGCGGTGAATGGAAGGGTATCAAGAGATTCGACGCTAGATCCAAGGTcattgaggagttgaagaagaagggtTTGTACGTTGACCAAAAGGATAACGAAATGACCATTCCAACGTGCTCAAGATCCGGTGATGTTATTGAGCCTTTGTTGAAGCCTCAATGGTGGGTTAGACAGGATGAAATGGCTAAGGAAGCTATCAAAGCTGTTAAGAGTGGCGAAATTACCATTACACCGCAGTCTTCTGAGAAGGAGTATTTCCAGTGGATGGAGAATATTCAAGACTGGTGTATTTCCAGACAATTGTGGTGGGGACACAGATGTCCTGTCTACTTTGTCAACATTGAGGGCAAGGAAGGTGACCCATTGGATAACAATTATTGGATTGCTGGCAGAAGCTTCGAGGAAGCATTGGATaaagccaagaagaagttccCTGATGTCAAGTTCACCTTGCAGCAGGATGAGGATGTTTTGGACACATGGTTTTCTTCGGGATTGTGGCCAATCTCAACATTGGGCTGGCCAAACAACACTAAGGACCTCGAACTTTTTGCTCCAATGTCCATGTTGGAAACTGGATGGGACATTTTGTTCTTCTGGGTTTCCCGAATGATTTTATTGTGTTTGAAATTGACAGGCAAAGTTCCTTTCAAGGAGGTCTTCTGCCACTCTTTGGTAAGAGACGCACAGGGGAGGAAAATGTCTAAGTCTTTAGGTAACGTCGTTGATCCATTGGACGTCATCAGCGGTATCTCTTTGGAACAATTAcatgaaaaattgaaggtAGGCAACTTGGATGCcagagaaattgaaaaagcttcCGCCGGTCAGAAACAATCCTACCCTAACGGTATCCCAGAATGTGGTACTGATGCTTTGAGATTTGCATTGTGTGCTTACACAACAGGCGGAAGAGACATCAACTTGGACATTCTAAGAGTGGAGGGTTACAGAAAATTCTGTAATAAAATGTACCAGGCCACCAAATTCGTGTTGGGTAGATTGGGCGGCGACTACAAGCCTCCAGCTACGCATGCGAAGAATGGTAACGAATCTTTGGTTGAGAAGTGGATTTTGCACAGATTGACCCATGCTACAAAGAGCTTCACAGAACATATTGAGAAACGTGAATTCTCTGAAACGACAAGCGCCGTGTACAACTTCTGGTACGACTTGTGTGATGTGTACATTGAGAACTCTAAGAACTTGATTCAGGATGGCACTGAGGAACAAAAGAAATCTGCCAAGGATACTTTGTACACGTGTATTGATCAAGgattgaagatgattcaCCCTTTCATGCCATTTGTCACTGAAGAAATGTGGCAGAGATTGCCACGTAGAGCTGGCGACGAAACTCCTTCCATTACCGTTGCACAGTTTCCAGAATACGAGCCATCTTTTGATGACAAGGAATCGCATGATGCTTACGAATTGGTGTTGGCTATCACCAAAGGAGCAAGAtctttgctttctcaatacaacatcttgaagaacggTCAAGTCTACGTGGAAACCACCGATGAGAATGTCAGacaaattgcaaaagaCCAGGAAAATTCCATAGTGTCTTTGATCAAGGGTGTCGAGAGGATTGACGTCTTGGAAGCCAATCAGCAAGTACCAAGCGGCTGTGCATTGAACGGTGTCAATGCCACCACCAATGTTCATGTTTTGGTAAAGGGTCAGATTGACTTGGACGCTGAGATCGCCAAGGTCagcaagaaattgagcaacGTGAAAGAATTGGACACCAAATTGAAGGACTCCATTAGCAAATTTACCGAGAAGACCAAGCAGGAGGCCAAGGACGCAGCATACAAGAGACAAGAGAACTTCAGAGCAGAGATTGAAGGTTACGAGCAGACAATTGCcattttggagaagttgaagctttAG
- a CDS encoding U4/U6-U5 snRNP complex subunit PRP31, which produces MADKPNFEEDLLADLQSDSENETEFVSQKESYETATSNSHVRYWEDLLQSSHRHTVGTKLQHLDIAHVSDPTELSSVLDFIPQIRQKLRNYVDEQDTDYMELLATANGENQSEEMRFLMQISELPTLINDEITLLHRFVRTHYKLVFGELEVLVSNPIDYCRVVTLIGSDLIGIKKKEPELQKIVSNTKVLAISMAALESFAHSFPLNEKDMSRIRKACDLCFQLNDFIKELSVFVSRKLSKYAPNVNSLIGPTVTSQLLISIGSLRQLALTPACNLPSFGVRDISSQQNTRSTIVRATGYLYYSDLVVGLPPEIKRQALRIISSKIILAARIDLSGAMPDGSIGKAYLEEIKRKIDQLLTPPDKAAPKALPVPKEQKSKKRGGRRFRKMRERTQMSEIRKAQSKMVFGKEEHTVIDAFGEEVGLGLSKQIDGVRANKNTNARMSKAMINRLNQQKDRPIDLDTIVFARDEDDNTSPGFVSSNSRRSWFGGAKRSRFADLDSDEEDTKKQKTS; this is translated from the coding sequence atggcGGATAAACcaaattttgaagaggaTTTGCTAGCAGACCTACAAAGTGACTCAGAGAATGAAACTGAGTTTGTTAGCCAGAAAGAGAGTTATGAAACCGCCACACTGAATTCCCACGTACGCTATTGGGAAGACCTACTACAATCAAGTCATCGTCACACTGTTGGCACAAAGCTACAACATCTTGATATCGCTCATGTGTCCGATCCTACTGAATTGAGCTCTGTTCTCGATTTCATTCCCCAGATACGACAGAAGTTGCGAAATTATGTCGATGAACAGGATACTGACTATATGGAATTATTGGCTACAGCGAATGGTGAGAACCAAAGTGAGGAGATGAGATTTCTTATGCAAATAAGTGAGCTTCCAACACTTATCAACGACGAAATTACTCTCTTGCATCGATTCGTGCGAACGCATTACAAATTAGTGTTTGGAGAACTAGAAGTTCTCGTATCCAATCCAATTGACTACTGCAGGGTTGTCACTCTAATTGGGCTGGATCTCATAGGtataaagaagaaagaacccgagttgcaaaagattGTATCTAACACCAAAGTACTCGCCATATCGATGGCTGCGCTAGAATCATTTGCTCACCTGTTTCCTTTAAACGAGAAAGATATGTCACGTATACGCAAGGCCTGCGACTTATGCTTTCAATTAAAcgacttcatcaaagaacTCTCAGTGTTTGTGTCCCGAAAACTTTCCAAATACGCTCCTAATGTCAATAGTCTTATCGGGCCGACAGTAACTTCTCAGCTTCTTATTAGTATTGGCTCGCTACGTCAGCTTGCTTTGACTCCAGCTTGCAACCTTCCTTCATTTGGCGTAAGAGATATACTGTCCCAACAAAATACACGGTCAACGATAGTAAGAGCCACGGGTTACTTATACTACAGCGACTTGGTGGTTGGTTTACCCCCTGAGATCAAGAGACAGGCACTCAGAATCATAAGTTCAAAAATAATTTTAGCTGCCCGTATTGACTTATCTGGTGCCATGCCTGATGGAAGCATTGGGAAAGCGTACCTTGAGGAAATAAAGCGAAAGATCGATCAACTCCTCACTCCTCCGGACAAGGcagctccaaaagctcTACCAgttccaaaagagcaaaagtcaaagaaaAGGGGCGGCCGAAGGTTCAGGAAAATGAGGGAAAGAACTCAAATGTCTGAGATAAGAAAGGCTCAGAGCAAGATGGTGTTCGGCAAGGAGGAACACACTGTGATAGATGCATTTGGTGAGGAAGTTGGACTTGGTCTAAGTAAACAAATTGATGGAGTGCGTGCCAATAAGAATACAAATGCACGTATGTCGAAGGCTATGATCAATAGACTTAATCAACAGAAGGATAGGCCTATTGATCTTGATACTATTGTGTTCGCTagagatgaagatgataatACAAGCCCAGGCTTTGTGTCTTCCAATTCAAGAAGGTCCTGGTTTGGGGGTGCCAAGCGAAGCAGATTTGCAGATTTAGATCtggatgaagaagatacAAAAAAGCAGAAAACAAGTTAA
- a CDS encoding exosome non-catalytic core subunit RRP46 has protein sequence MRQAQPWMIALQAKLSELTEVDGSARLTVGNTIVLVSVAGPLEAKPRQELPTQASLEIVVRPSRGLSSTREKVLEDLLRSVLQSVIIRHQYPRQLIQIVVQFLTTDLDREGAIVISGDTAASGGAFTSNELSAALNACYFALIDANVALYNSFAAVSVAIDQDGKCMETPSLKQLQNSSSHHVVCFDIRDQKSHKILLVESNGTFSEEELIKVIELAATATQKIHTSCQRPLVEDKVKSDFIWSS, from the coding sequence ATGAGACAAGCTCAACCGTGGATGATTGCTCTTCAGGCTAAACTTTCCGAGCTCACAGAGGTCGATGGGTCTGCAAGGCTCACTGTGGGTAATACTATAGTCCTTGTTTCTGTAGCTGGGCCCTTAGAAGCTAAGCCCAGACAAGAGTTGCCTACTCAAGCCAGTTTGGAGATTGTTGTGCGTCCAAGTCGAGGACTaagctcaacaagagaaaaggTTCTTGAGGACTTACTTAGGTCAGTACTTCAGCTGGTAATTATTCGTCACCAATACCCACGTCAGCTAATTCAGATAGTTGTCCAATTCCTCACAACCGACCTCGACAGAGAAGGAGCTATCGTTATATCAGGAGACACAGCTGCTTCAGGTGGTGCTTTCACGTCAAACGAGCTCAGTGCTGCATTAAACGCTTGCTACTTTGCTTTGATTGACGCCAATGTGGCTCTTTACAACTCCTTTGCAGCGGTTTCGGTGGCCATCGACCAGGATGGTAAATGTATGGAGACCCCGTCTCTCAAACAACTACAAAACAGCTCGAGCCATCATGTAGTCTGCTTTGATATAAGAGACCAAAAGTCACACAAAATATTGCTAGTCGAAAGTAATGGCACcttttctgaagaagaactcaTAAAAGTTATTGAGCTTGCGGCTACAGCTACCCAGAAGATACACACATCATGCCAGAGACCATTAGTTGAAGACAAGGTTAAGCTGGACTTCATCTGGTCGAGCTGA
- the DBF2 gene encoding serine/threonine-protein kinase, with product MPFLRSPRHNRTVDMADISQSLENVSFQSNMMDVDASCRTPVKEPYNKENITPLNSPTKSVLHKTPIGKSQPLTPQAQNIKLQNDINRLQPQNSFLGPDFHSKANTAKTKRLTSVVQLYFLDYYCDMFDYVISRHERSRLVEARLQSDPNYASNPKRAQLEWKSYVGRERALLRKRRIKPKHKDFEMITQVGQGGYGQVFLARKKDTREVCALKVLNKKLLVKLDETRHVLTERDILTNTRSDWLVKLLYAFQDAEKVFLAMEFVPGGDFRTLLNNTGYLIPPHARFYIAEMFAAVNSLHDLGFTHRDLKPENFLIDSKGHIKLTDFGLAAGTVSSDRIESMRIKLANLQDLDHYEVPSKLMYERQKIFKQSQGHHNLANSIVGSPDYMALEVLEGKNYDFTIDYWSLGCMLFEALCGYPPFSGRKQDETYYNLKHWKSALRRPQTRDGRYVFSDRTWALITKLIASPSSRLRNIKQVQAQPYFSDIRDWDHLREKTPPFTPQLDNEEDAGYFDDFEDEESMAKYKDVFARQEQNESILDKASGRNVGKNNFIGFTFKHKSNPNNRFQNGEINLLAGQNGGSGGFAGNRLDPLATLY from the coding sequence ATGCCGTTTCTTCGGAGCCCTCGCCATAACAGGACGGTGGACATGGCAGACATCTCCCAGTCATTAGAGAATGTCTCCTTCCAGTCCAACATGATGGACGTGGATGCCTCTTGTAGGACCCCAGTGAAAGAGCCCTACAATAAGGAGAACATAACTCCACTCAACTCACCCACAAAGCTGGTGCTTCACAAAACGCCCATTGGGAAATCACAGCCATTGACGCCTCAGGCTCAAAATATAAAGCTTCAGAATGACATCAACAGGCTCCAACCACAgaactccttcttgggGCCCGACTTCCATTCCAAGGCCAACACAGCCAAAACAAAGAGACTCACCTCAGTTGTGCAGTTGTACTTTTTAGACTACTATTGTGACATGTTTGACTATGTCATTTCGAGACACGAAAGAAGCAGATTGGTTGAGGCTCGTTTACAAAGTGATCCCAATTACGCTTCGAACCCTaaaagagctcaattgGAATGGAAGAGCTACGtgggaagagaaagagctcTTCTACGtaaaagaagaatcaagCCAAAGCATAAGGATTTTGAAATGATTACCCAAGTTGGTCAGGGAGGTTATGGCCAGGTGTTTTTAGccagaaagaaagacacAAGAGAAGTTTGTGCGTTGAAAGTTTTGAATAAGAAGCTATTGGTGAAGCTTGATGAGACAAGACACGTCTTGACCGAAAGAGACATTTTGACAAACACAAGATCCGACTGGTTGGTCAAGTTATTATATGCTTTCCAAGATGCGGAGAAAGTGTTTTTAGCTATGGAATTCGTCCCTGGTGGAGACTTCAGAACTCTTCTTAACAATACCGGCTATCTTATTCCACCACATGCTAGATTCTACATTGCTGAGATGTTTGCTGCGGTGAACTCTTTACATGATCTAGGTTTTACCCACCGTGACTTGAAACCGgaaaacttcttgattgaCTCTAAAGGTCATATTAAGTTGACTGATTTTGGTTTGGCCGCCGGCACTGTCTCTAGTGACAGAATTGAGTCTATGAGAATCAAATTGGCTAACTTACAAGATTTGGATCATTACGAGGTTCCTTCGAAGCTTATGTATGAGCGTCAAAAGATTTTCAAGCAATCGCAAGGCCATCACAACCTTGCGAATTCGATCGTGGGCTCTCCGGACTACATGGCTCTCGAGGTATTAGAGGGCAAGAACTACGACTTTACCATTGACTATTGGTCATTGGGCTGCATGTTATTCGAAGCGCTTTGTGGATATCCACCATTCAGTGGACGCAAGCAAGACGAAACTTATTACAACTTAAAGCACTGGAAGTCAGCATTGAGAAGACCCCAAACAAGGGATGGTCGTTATGTATTCTCAGATAGAACATGGGCATTGATCACTAAATTGATAGCTTCTCCATCAAGCCGTTTGAGGAACATAAAGCAGGTACAAGCACAACCGTACTTCAGCGACATTCGTGACTGGGACCATTTAAGAGAGAAAACCCCTCCATTCACGCCACAATTAGACAACGAGGAAGATGCCGGCTATTTTGACGATTTCGAGGACGAAGAGAGCATGGCGAAATATAAAGATGTCTTTGCTAGACAAGAGCAGAATGAATCCATTTTAGACAAAGCGAGCGGGAGAAATGTTGGAAAAAATAACTTTATAGGGTTTACGTTCAAGCATAAACTGAATCCAAACAATAGATTCCAAAATGGGGAAATCAACTTGCTTGCGGGTCAAAATGGAGGGTCTGGAGGCTTCGCTGGCAACCGTTTGGATCCATTGGCGACCCTATACTAA
- the AYR2 gene encoding Ayr2p: MTKYALITGASSGIGYQMAIALHKRGYSIIGVSPQRDLWGMKPLEKEIGLVPLALDITKPKDVEAAAEKVRQITGGRLDILYNNAGISNLGGPAIEYDDDKLRLLFDVNVLGHMFMTKYFSDMVIEAKGTIVFTSSVAARVPLSWVSAYCATKAAIDQYALGLRAEMKPFGVKVHSVITGGVNTAICDPLSTPTLLSDRYDVPGIYESIHASANMSRNPKTSISAEKYANQVASQITKKRDVGFNIYRGYRAYFLHFVRFWCPLWLCEIGIQNHFKQYAVLRAIAKLVRQKDRQRK, translated from the coding sequence ATGACGAAATATGCTTTGATCACTGGCGCTTCCTCGGGCATTGGCTACCAAATGGCGATTGCTCTCCACAAGCGGGGCTACTCTATCATTGGCGTGAGTCCCCAAAGGGATCTTTGGGGAATGAAGCCTCtagagaaggagattgGTCTTGTGCCTTTGGCGTTGGACATTACCAAGCCCAAAGACGTTGAGGCAGCTGCTGAAAAAGTTAGACAAATCACTGGTGGTAGATTAGACATTCTTTACAACAATGCTGGTATCAGTAACCTTGGCGGCCCAGCCATTGAGTATGACGACGATAAGTTGCGGTTGCTTTTCGATGTCAACGTTCTAGGCCACATGTTTATGACCAAATATTTCAGTGACATGGTGATCGAGGCCAAGGGCACGATTGTGTTTACCAGTTCGGTGGCTGCAAGAGTGCCGCTCTCTTGGGTTTCCGCGTACTGTGCCACCAAAGCTGCAATCGACCAGTATGCATTGGGATTGAGGGCCGAGATGAAGCCATTTGGCGTCAAAGTGCACAGTGTGATCACCGGAGGTGTCAACACTGCCATTTGCGACCCCTTGTCGACGCCAACGTTGCTCAGCGATCGTTACGATGTCCCTGGCATATATGAGAGCATCCATGCGTCAGCCAACATGAGCAGAAACCCAAAAACCAGCATCAGTGCAGAAAAGTACGCCAACCAAGTGGCGCTGCaaatcaccaagaagagagacgTTGGGTTCAATATATACCGCGGGTACAGGGCGTACTTTTTGCATTTCGTACGTTTCTGGTGCCCATTGTGGTTGTGCGAGATAGGTATCCAGAATCATTTTAAGCAGTACGCTGTGCTCAGGGCGATTGCAAAATTGGTGCGCCAAAAGGATAGACAGAGAAAGTGA